From Phosphitispora fastidiosa, one genomic window encodes:
- a CDS encoding L-lactate MFS transporter: MSSQSSLRGWIVTFAGTGINLGLGVLYSWSVIAKALTKDWGWTASKASLPYAVACGVFAIVMVLAGRAQDKVGPRIVATLGGICAGAGLIISSFASELSILPMVIGFGLLVGSGMGLGYASATPPAVKWFPPHKKGMITGLVVAGFGLASVYISPLTNHLLKSMGISKTFMTLGIAFFIGIVLLSQFLKNPPAGYVPANMPKPAASGKSASDKYEYEWHEMLRTPQFYLLWLMYAFASFAGLMIIGHMAKISTMQLPGVELGFILVAILAIGNAGGRIIAGLVSDKLGRTKTMLLVFISQAIVLMLFSRFSTAALLIAGAAAVGFNYGANLSLFPSATADYFGTKNMGVNYGLVFTAWGVGGVFGGMVAGKIVDLTASYSMAFGVAAILCLFASGLTFVTKAPKTIVVKQAIPSTVNPLNKE; this comes from the coding sequence GTGAGTAGCCAGAGTTCTCTTAGAGGATGGATTGTCACCTTCGCCGGAACAGGCATTAACCTTGGACTTGGAGTTCTTTATTCGTGGAGTGTCATCGCCAAGGCCCTTACCAAAGACTGGGGCTGGACGGCTTCTAAGGCATCACTCCCTTACGCTGTCGCCTGCGGCGTGTTCGCAATAGTAATGGTATTGGCCGGCAGGGCCCAGGATAAAGTGGGCCCCCGGATAGTAGCCACCCTCGGCGGTATCTGTGCAGGCGCCGGGCTTATCATCTCAAGTTTTGCTTCTGAATTAAGTATTCTCCCGATGGTTATCGGTTTCGGACTGCTGGTAGGCTCAGGGATGGGGCTGGGATATGCATCAGCCACCCCTCCGGCAGTCAAATGGTTCCCGCCTCATAAAAAAGGAATGATCACCGGTTTGGTTGTTGCAGGTTTCGGCCTGGCTTCAGTTTACATCTCACCATTGACTAACCATTTACTGAAATCAATGGGCATTAGCAAGACCTTTATGACACTAGGGATAGCGTTCTTTATCGGCATTGTGCTGCTGTCCCAGTTTCTGAAAAATCCCCCGGCAGGGTATGTTCCCGCTAATATGCCCAAACCGGCGGCATCCGGAAAAAGTGCCTCAGATAAATATGAATACGAATGGCATGAAATGCTTAGAACCCCTCAGTTTTATCTCCTTTGGCTGATGTATGCATTCGCTTCTTTTGCCGGTCTGATGATTATCGGTCACATGGCCAAGATTTCGACAATGCAGCTGCCCGGAGTCGAATTAGGCTTCATTTTGGTCGCAATCTTGGCCATAGGCAATGCCGGCGGTCGGATAATTGCAGGCCTGGTATCAGATAAACTGGGCCGTACCAAGACCATGCTGCTGGTGTTTATTTCACAGGCGATAGTACTGATGCTGTTCTCCCGGTTCTCCACAGCGGCTCTGCTGATTGCCGGTGCAGCCGCAGTAGGATTTAATTATGGCGCCAACTTATCCCTGTTCCCTTCAGCAACAGCCGACTATTTCGGCACCAAAAACATGGGAGTTAACTACGGCCTGGTATTTACCGCCTGGGGAGTCGGCGGAGTCTTCGGCGGCATGGTCGCAGGCAAAATAGTTGACCTTACCGCCAGCTATAGTATGGCTTTTGGAGTGGCCGCCATCCTCTGCCTGTTTGCATCC
- a CDS encoding DUF1934 domain-containing protein, producing the protein MSKSVIISVTGTQTNEFGEVDVQELVTTGVYYEKKGTYFIIYSESEITGMPGTTTSVKAEPQRVTLNRMGESQHKQVFETGMRNRGNYITPYGMMYMAVIPSKVDVILTDSGGSINLEYELEVENQKISDNKLSLTVREA; encoded by the coding sequence ATGAGCAAATCTGTGATAATATCCGTAACCGGTACGCAGACTAATGAGTTCGGTGAGGTTGACGTTCAGGAACTGGTGACAACAGGGGTCTATTATGAAAAGAAGGGCACCTACTTCATCATTTACAGTGAGTCTGAAATTACGGGAATGCCTGGCACGACTACATCTGTTAAGGCCGAACCCCAGCGGGTAACTTTAAATAGGATGGGAGAATCTCAGCACAAACAGGTTTTTGAGACAGGCATGCGCAACCGGGGCAATTACATTACCCCTTATGGAATGATGTATATGGCTGTTATCCCTTCAAAGGTAGATGTTATCTTGACAGATAGCGGAGGCAGTATTAATCTGGAATATGAACTGGAAGTTGAAAATCAAAAGATTAGTGATAACAAGTTGTCACTGACTGTGAGGGAGGCATAA
- the argS gene encoding arginine--tRNA ligase, whose amino-acid sequence MQSVLENVKNNIVKAIEQAAQKAKDEGKLGFDALPAFVLEVPREKEHGDFATNIAMLLTRQARMAPRQIAETIAEGINTESARIARIEIAGPGFINFFLESTWVYDVLPQVEKEGELYGDSATGQGKKVQVEFVSANPTGLLHMGNARGAALGDTMAALMQAAGFEVSREFYINDAGNQIENFGKSLEARYLQLLERDVPFPKDGYHGADIIDTVKGIIEKHGDRYLDMESTLRKEFFIKYALDEKIRAIKKTLSQFGVEYDVWFSEQSLHESGAIDGILDQLREKGFLYESEGALWLKTTEFGDEKDEVLVRSNGIPTYFAADIAYHKNKFDRGFEWVINIWGADHHGHVKRLKGAMQALGYNPDSLDIVLMQLVRLFKGGDIIRMSKRSGEFITLDDLMSDVGIDAARYFFVMRSSDSHLDFDMDLAKSQSTENPVYYIQYAHARICSILRQLEDRGETVPLAEECNFRLLQEQAELDLMRKLADFPMEISEAAVNLEPHRIARYAHELAGLFHSFYNSHRVMVEDVELQKARLVLVKSVQTVVRRALGLIGVTAPESM is encoded by the coding sequence ATGCAATCTGTCCTGGAAAACGTTAAAAATAATATTGTTAAAGCAATTGAACAGGCGGCTCAAAAGGCCAAGGATGAGGGAAAGCTTGGTTTCGATGCCCTGCCTGCTTTTGTTTTGGAGGTCCCGCGGGAGAAGGAGCACGGGGATTTTGCCACAAATATAGCCATGCTGCTGACCCGTCAGGCAAGGATGGCGCCGAGGCAGATAGCTGAGACTATTGCAGAGGGCATAAATACAGAAAGCGCCCGGATTGCCCGGATTGAAATTGCCGGTCCCGGGTTTATTAACTTTTTCCTGGAAAGCACCTGGGTTTATGATGTTCTGCCACAGGTTGAAAAAGAAGGGGAGCTTTATGGCGACAGCGCGACAGGGCAGGGGAAAAAGGTCCAGGTAGAATTCGTCAGCGCCAATCCCACCGGTTTATTACATATGGGAAATGCCCGGGGGGCCGCCCTTGGGGATACGATGGCAGCCCTTATGCAGGCAGCTGGATTTGAGGTATCCAGGGAGTTCTATATTAATGATGCCGGAAACCAGATAGAGAACTTTGGGAAATCCCTTGAGGCAAGGTATCTGCAGCTTCTTGAAAGGGATGTGCCTTTCCCTAAAGACGGCTACCATGGGGCTGATATAATTGATACGGTGAAGGGAATTATTGAAAAACATGGTGACCGGTATCTTGATATGGAGTCTACCCTGAGAAAAGAGTTTTTTATCAAATATGCCCTTGACGAAAAGATCAGGGCCATAAAAAAGACCCTTAGTCAATTTGGGGTGGAATACGATGTCTGGTTCAGTGAACAGTCGCTCCATGAATCCGGCGCTATTGACGGCATCCTGGACCAACTCCGGGAAAAGGGCTTTCTGTATGAGAGCGAAGGCGCCCTCTGGCTGAAAACCACCGAGTTTGGTGATGAAAAAGATGAGGTTCTGGTGAGGAGTAATGGTATACCCACATATTTCGCCGCAGATATCGCTTATCACAAAAACAAATTTGACAGGGGTTTTGAGTGGGTCATAAATATCTGGGGGGCAGACCATCATGGGCACGTAAAGAGGCTGAAAGGCGCAATGCAAGCCCTGGGATACAATCCGGACAGCCTTGACATTGTTCTGATGCAGTTGGTCCGCCTGTTTAAGGGTGGGGATATAATCAGGATGTCAAAGCGTTCCGGAGAATTTATCACCCTTGATGACCTGATGTCAGATGTAGGCATAGATGCTGCGCGGTACTTTTTTGTAATGAGAAGTTCGGACAGCCATCTGGATTTTGATATGGACCTGGCTAAATCCCAGTCAACGGAAAACCCGGTATATTATATCCAATATGCCCATGCCAGAATATGCAGTATTCTGCGCCAGTTGGAAGACCGGGGTGAGACTGTGCCGCTGGCAGAGGAATGTAATTTCAGACTTCTTCAGGAGCAGGCTGAGCTTGACCTGATGAGAAAGCTGGCTGATTTCCCCATGGAGATTTCGGAAGCTGCGGTAAACCTTGAACCTCATCGGATCGCCAGATATGCCCATGAGCTGGCCGGTCTGTTCCATAGTTTTTACAACAGCCACAGGGTGATGGTAGAAGACGTGGAACTGCAAAAAGCGCGTCTGGTATTGGTAAAATCAGTACAGACGGTTGTCAGAAGAGCTCTGGGTTTGATAGGGGTGACCGCTCCGGAATCTATGTAG
- the rpoE gene encoding DNA-directed RNA polymerase subunit delta gives MPGFNMEQYSPYMSEADLAHAILKAAGAPLYFRDLLEQVMAIKPVSGRDREHIMAGIHTDLNLDGRFIHVGKGVWGLREWMHDRKAFQYEHDEELDN, from the coding sequence ATGCCTGGGTTCAACATGGAGCAGTACAGCCCCTATATGTCAGAAGCTGATTTGGCTCATGCAATTCTTAAGGCTGCGGGGGCCCCTTTGTATTTCAGGGACTTATTGGAACAAGTGATGGCCATCAAACCTGTTTCCGGCAGGGACAGGGAACATATTATGGCCGGCATCCATACTGATTTAAACCTTGACGGGAGATTTATTCATGTCGGCAAAGGGGTATGGGGTTTAAGGGAATGGATGCATGACAGGAAAGCATTTCAATATGAGCATGATGAGGAACTGGACAATTAA
- a CDS encoding CTP synthase — protein sequence MAKFIFVTGGVVSSLGKGITAASLGCILKNRGLKVAIQKFDPYINVDPGTMSPYQHGEVFVTDDGAETDLDLGHYERFIDINLSKSSNVTTGKIYWSIISKERKGDFLGGTVQVIPHVTNEIKDRILRVSKESKPDVVITEIGGTVGDIESLPFLEAIRQMKSDIGRENVMYIHVTLVPYLKVSEELKTKPTQHSVKELRSIGIQPDVIVTRSEKPLSKEMEEKIGLFCDIDKDAVIQAVDAPTIYEVPLMMKEEGLDDIVIERLGLKCQDVDMTEWVEIVDKIKNPKYKTTIAIVGKYVELPDAYMSVAESLRHAGLFHESAIEIRWVNAVELEKGDDIVRERLDGVDGILVPGGFGDRGIEGKIKATTYARENKIPYLGICLGMQCAVIEFARHIGLKKANSSEFDPQTPYPVIDLLPEQKDIEDKGGTMRLGLYPCKLPEGTLANDAYKEDLVYERHRHRFEFNNEYREQLTARGMKVSGTSPNDRLVEIIEMSDHPWFVGTQFHPEFKSRPNRPHPLFRDFVGMAHRYGKQKTND from the coding sequence ATGGCCAAGTTTATTTTTGTGACCGGAGGTGTTGTCTCATCACTGGGAAAAGGCATTACCGCTGCTTCTTTGGGCTGCATCCTGAAAAACAGGGGTCTTAAAGTTGCCATTCAAAAATTCGACCCGTATATTAATGTAGACCCCGGAACTATGAGCCCTTATCAGCATGGAGAAGTTTTTGTCACCGATGACGGCGCTGAGACTGACCTGGACCTGGGTCATTATGAAAGGTTTATAGATATTAACCTCAGCAAGAGCAGTAATGTCACTACAGGCAAGATATACTGGTCAATTATCTCAAAGGAACGTAAAGGAGATTTCCTTGGAGGCACCGTTCAGGTAATTCCGCATGTCACCAATGAAATCAAGGATAGAATCCTCAGGGTGAGCAAAGAGAGCAAACCGGATGTTGTAATCACTGAAATCGGAGGTACTGTGGGGGATATTGAGTCCCTTCCCTTCCTTGAAGCCATCAGGCAGATGAAAAGCGATATTGGCCGCGAAAATGTAATGTATATCCATGTTACTCTGGTTCCTTACCTTAAAGTTTCTGAAGAACTGAAAACCAAGCCTACACAGCACAGTGTCAAGGAACTCAGGAGCATCGGTATCCAGCCTGATGTTATCGTCACCCGTTCCGAAAAACCCCTTTCAAAAGAAATGGAAGAGAAAATTGGCCTTTTTTGTGATATTGACAAGGATGCAGTTATCCAGGCAGTGGATGCGCCCACAATATACGAAGTTCCACTTATGATGAAGGAAGAGGGTCTTGATGATATTGTAATTGAGCGCCTCGGTCTTAAGTGCCAGGATGTGGATATGACAGAGTGGGTTGAGATAGTGGACAAGATTAAAAACCCTAAATATAAAACCACCATTGCTATTGTAGGCAAATATGTCGAACTTCCTGATGCCTACATGAGTGTGGCGGAGTCTTTGCGCCATGCGGGGCTGTTTCATGAATCAGCCATTGAAATCAGGTGGGTAAATGCTGTTGAGCTTGAAAAAGGTGACGATATTGTCCGGGAACGCCTGGATGGTGTAGATGGTATCCTGGTACCGGGCGGTTTTGGAGACAGAGGAATCGAGGGTAAAATTAAGGCAACAACTTATGCCAGGGAAAATAAGATTCCTTATCTGGGCATCTGTCTGGGAATGCAGTGTGCGGTTATAGAGTTTGCCCGGCATATTGGTCTTAAAAAGGCCAACAGTTCTGAGTTTGATCCGCAGACCCCATATCCTGTAATTGACCTGCTCCCGGAGCAAAAGGATATTGAAGATAAGGGAGGCACCATGAGGCTGGGTCTTTACCCGTGCAAACTGCCTGAAGGGACCCTGGCGAATGATGCATATAAGGAAGATTTGGTCTATGAACGGCACCGGCACCGGTTTGAGTTTAATAATGAATACCGTGAACAATTAACAGCCAGAGGCATGAAGGTTTCCGGAACATCGCCCAATGACCGGCTGGTGGAAATCATAGAAATGTCTGACCATCCATGGTTCGTAGGGACACAGTTCCATCCTGAGTTTAAGTCCCGTCCCAACCGCCCCCACCCGCTCTTTAGAGATTTTGTCGGCATGGCGCACAGATACGGAAAACAGAAAACGAATGACTGA
- the tnpA gene encoding IS200/IS605 family transposase, producing MDTESLAHTQWNCKYHIVFAPKYRRREIYDKIKSDIGKILRTLCNYKKVEILEANACPDHIHMLVSIPPKLSVSSFMGYLKGKSSLMIFDRHANLKYKYGNRHFWCRGYYVDTVGRNKKAIEQYIKKQLQEDIAADQMTLKEYMDPFTGEPVQKSKKK from the coding sequence ATGGATACTGAAAGTCTAGCACACACCCAATGGAATTGCAAATATCACATAGTATTTGCTCCGAAATATAGAAGACGGGAGATATACGACAAAATCAAGAGCGATATCGGAAAAATATTAAGGACATTGTGTAACTACAAGAAGGTAGAAATACTTGAGGCGAACGCTTGCCCAGACCACATACACATGCTTGTATCGATACCACCAAAACTAAGTGTATCAAGCTTCATGGGATATTTGAAAGGCAAGAGTTCGTTGATGATATTCGATAGGCACGCTAACCTGAAATACAAATACGGCAACAGGCATTTTTGGTGTCGGGGGTATTATGTGGATACAGTTGGTCGGAATAAGAAGGCGATAGAACAGTATATCAAAAAACAATTGCAGGAGGATATTGCTGCCGACCAAATGACTCTAAAGGAGTATATGGACCCGTTTACGGGTGAGCCAGTACAAAAGAGCAAGAAAAAATAG
- the sppA gene encoding signal peptide peptidase SppA, with amino-acid sequence MGVFNINKRIVVGLIAGIIVLSLAVAALSGQAGKEKPSRGDAIGVIYVEGVITGARGEGSIFGAGVASGPSLMEQLREAGEDDGIKAVLLRINSPGGSAAASQEVGNEIDKLRQQGKIIVASMGDVAASGGYWIAAKADKIIADPATMTGSIGVIMETQNMQELFDKIGITPETIKSGPHKDMGSPNRPLTPEERAIMQQMVDDIYQQFVDVVAEGRKMKREKVLELADGRIFTGRQAKEQGLVDELGNYYDAIKLTGELAGIKGEPVIHEFGSTSPFEKFLSGVSIPKSPGSDFLGLSAGEIEALRELLKSQPLF; translated from the coding sequence ATGGGGGTGTTTAATATCAATAAGAGAATTGTAGTGGGGCTGATTGCAGGTATAATTGTTCTGTCCCTGGCTGTAGCTGCGTTATCCGGGCAGGCAGGAAAGGAAAAGCCTTCCCGGGGAGATGCTATCGGGGTTATCTATGTTGAGGGGGTCATCACAGGCGCCAGGGGAGAAGGCTCTATTTTCGGTGCAGGTGTGGCTTCGGGTCCTTCTCTGATGGAGCAGTTGCGTGAAGCCGGAGAGGATGACGGCATCAAAGCCGTGCTGCTGAGGATTAACAGCCCCGGCGGCAGCGCTGCAGCTTCACAGGAGGTCGGCAATGAAATAGATAAACTGCGCCAGCAGGGTAAAATTATTGTTGCATCCATGGGTGATGTTGCGGCATCAGGAGGGTACTGGATTGCTGCCAAGGCTGATAAAATAATTGCTGACCCGGCGACTATGACGGGAAGCATCGGGGTAATCATGGAAACCCAGAATATGCAGGAGCTATTTGATAAAATAGGAATCACACCTGAAACCATAAAGAGCGGCCCTCACAAGGATATGGGTTCCCCCAACCGTCCTCTGACACCTGAAGAACGAGCTATCATGCAGCAAATGGTTGACGATATTTACCAGCAGTTTGTGGATGTAGTGGCAGAGGGAAGGAAAATGAAACGGGAAAAGGTGCTGGAACTTGCTGACGGACGGATATTTACCGGCCGCCAGGCAAAGGAACAGGGCTTGGTGGATGAGCTGGGGAATTACTATGATGCCATAAAGCTTACCGGTGAACTGGCTGGAATAAAAGGAGAACCGGTTATTCACGAATTTGGCTCCACGAGTCCCTTTGAAAAGTTTCTGAGCGGCGTTAGTATTCCAAAGAGTCCGGGGAGTGATTTCTTAGGATTGTCTGCCGGGGAGATTGAGGCATTACGGGAATTGCTAAAAAGCCAGCCGTTATTTTAG
- a CDS encoding Yip1 family protein translates to MNDTNDMNDMNDMSDMSDLPLDDSKDRLGFVELIYGVLFSPTATFAKVSRENHLFNGFVIFLTITLVSSVVNYLGARNFSDLPPELAGAFTEAGPYMGILAVVFAFIGWFVQAGILQVFAELLGGEGRALQVLTVLALAGIPKAFAIPFQVLGLFISGSMVSTFLSVAVSLLVITWFLVLMVIGLREVQGFSTGRAAAVFVLPLAALGLAFLIIVLSLAGFFIPLINSL, encoded by the coding sequence ATGAACGATACGAACGATATGAACGATATGAACGATATGAGTGATATGAGTGATCTGCCGCTTGATGACAGCAAAGACCGCCTGGGCTTTGTTGAACTGATATATGGGGTGTTATTTTCTCCGACAGCCACTTTTGCAAAGGTTTCACGGGAAAACCACTTATTTAACGGGTTTGTTATTTTTCTTACCATAACTCTGGTCAGTTCTGTGGTAAATTACCTCGGGGCCAGGAACTTTTCTGATTTGCCCCCGGAGCTTGCCGGCGCTTTTACAGAGGCTGGCCCGTACATGGGTATTTTAGCCGTAGTTTTTGCATTTATTGGCTGGTTTGTTCAGGCCGGGATCCTCCAGGTTTTTGCGGAACTTCTGGGGGGTGAGGGGCGTGCCCTTCAAGTACTGACAGTGCTTGCCCTGGCGGGTATCCCAAAAGCCTTTGCGATACCGTTTCAGGTGTTGGGCCTCTTTATTAGCGGCTCCATGGTGAGTACTTTTCTGAGTGTGGCTGTTTCCCTGTTGGTAATTACCTGGTTCTTGGTTCTTATGGTTATAGGTCTTCGCGAGGTCCAAGGCTTTTCCACCGGGAGGGCGGCTGCAGTTTTTGTTCTCCCTCTCGCAGCGCTGGGTTTGGCATTCCTGATTATTGTGCTTTCTCTAGCCGGCTTTTTCATCCCACTAATTAACAGCCTCTAG
- a CDS encoding response regulator translates to MKAKLLVVDDQMGVRRLLYEAFSIEGYEVEMAASGHEALEKVKLAMPDLILMDMKMPGMNGLQTLQEIKKINDAVVVIMMTAYGELEIVADAVKLGIKEYVTKPFDINELREIVKKLVIKQEVDFTPALGKR, encoded by the coding sequence GTGAAGGCAAAGCTTTTAGTCGTGGATGACCAGATGGGAGTCCGGAGATTACTGTATGAAGCTTTCAGTATAGAGGGTTATGAGGTGGAAATGGCTGCCAGTGGGCATGAGGCCCTCGAAAAAGTCAAACTTGCAATGCCTGACCTAATTTTAATGGATATGAAGATGCCGGGGATGAACGGCTTGCAGACACTGCAAGAAATTAAAAAAATCAATGATGCCGTTGTGGTAATTATGATGACTGCTTACGGGGAACTGGAAATTGTTGCTGATGCCGTGAAACTTGGGATAAAGGAATATGTTACAAAACCTTTTGATATAAATGAATTAAGGGAGATTGTCAAAAAGCTGGTCATAAAACAAGAGGTTGATTTTACACCGGCATTAGGGAAACGTTAG